GATTTCACCTTCGTCCATAAAAACAACGCGATTGCTAACTTCTTTAGCAAAACCCATCTCATGAGTCACACAAACAATCGTAAAGTTCTCAAGAGCAAGTTGTCTCATAACATCAAGAACCCCACCAATCATCTCGGGGTCTAGGGCACTCGTTGGCTCATCAAATAACAATACTTTGGGTTTCATCGCTAACGTTCTAGCGATGGCGACACGTTGTTTTTGTCCCCCGCTGAGTTCATTAGGATAGCCCTCTGCTTTTTGAACAAGCCCCACTTTTTCTAAAAGAAGCAATGCTTCTTCTTTGGCATCATGTTTTGAAATTTTTTTCACTTTCTCTTGTGCAATGGTAATGTTTTCTAAGATGGTTAAATGGGGAAAAAGATTAAAATGCTGAAAAACCATACCGGTTTCTGCTCGCAACTCATTGAGCTTAGTCTTTTTGTGATAGGCATCTATGCCATCCACGATTAACTCACCGCTATCGATATCTTCAAGTCGGTTGATACATCGAATCAATGTTGATTTGCCACTTCCACTTGGGCCACAAATGACGACGATTTCGCCTTGCTTTACTTCAAAATTTATATTTTTTAGTGCATGAAAATCTCCAAAATATTTTTCGATATTTTTCATACTGACTATAGTATCCATTCAAGCCTTTCTGCTGTAGAACTTTTTATAAAGTTTATTAGGGTCACTTTGTAAAAAGTTATTCTAGCAATAATATCTAAAAATAAGATAAATAGAAATAATATCGTGCTTAATTATTAATCTTTTGATTTTTAGTAAATAAATTTGAGTAATTTTTGATATTATTACACTTTTAGAAAAGGTTAAATGATGATAATGGCGAGAATTCGTGAATATGGAGCAGATTTTTTGCTGCTTTTGGTGGCATTGGCTTGGGGCAGTACTTTTTTTATTGTTCAAGATGCAATCCGTGACACTCCGGTATATATCTTTCTGTTTTGGAGGTTTTTATTTGCAGGCATTTTGATGGGAGTGATTTCGTACAAGCATCTTGGTGCCATTGACAAAGATACTCTCATAGCAGGGGGCGTTTTGGGGCTTTTTATGTTTTTAGGCTTTGCGTTTCAAACTTTTGGGCTTTCGTTAACATACTCTTCCACCGTTGCATTTATTACCGGACTCAATGTCATCATTGTCCCTTTTTTGCTTTTTATTATCTTTAAAAATAAAGCCTCAATTTACTCAATTTTTGGAGCTTTTTGTGCCGCATTGGGATTGTACTTTTTGACCTTAAAAAGCTCGATTGGATTTGGAAAAGGGGAACTTTATGCTCTAGTTTGTGCTTTTATGTTTGCCGCACATATTGTCTTTACGGATCGATTTTCTAAAAAATACAATGTGTTATTGTTGGTCATGATACAATTACTCACCGTCGCACTACTCTCTTTTGTAGCCGCAGGGATTTTTGACCACAAAATCATGCCACAAGCCTTTGATGGTGTCTTTTTAGACGCTTTGATTGTGACGGTTTTATTTGCTACAGTTTTTGCTTTTGGTGTTCAAACCGCAATGCAACGCTATACGACACCCGCAAAAACGGCGATTATTTTCACACTAGAACCGGTGAGTGCGGGAGCTTTTGGGTATTATTTTGCTGATGAAGTCTTCTCTTTTACACAACTCTCAGGTGCTTTTATGATTCTCTTTGGCATGCTTTTGGCGGAACTTGGAACCTATTTTAGAAATAAAAGACGAGATGCACATGCTTAAACAACTGCTCTTGGTTTTTATAATATTGCTCTTTGGTGGGTGTGGCCTCAAACAGGAGAGTATTCGCACCTATCCGTATAAGATTGTCGTGAAAACAAAAACCATTCGAATTGCAGATGCGGGGTTTTTAAAAGAATCACAAGGATATCAGAGTCTACAGATTTTTACTGCCGGCACGGCGGTATTGCGGGTAGAATTAGCAGATCGCGCGTGCCTCAATGGCCGGTGTACGACACGTGAAGATTTTAATACGCGTTTGTTTGGATATGCCTATTATAAAAATATGATGGATGATATTTTGAGCCAACGTCCCTTATATAATAGGAAAAATCTGGTAAAAATAGACGGTGGATTCAAACAGCAAATCCAATCAAAATATTATAATATTTTTTATCGAGTAGAGGGGAGAAATGTCTATTTTAAAGATACCCTCAATCATGTGTTAATAAAATTACAAAGGATTTAGATGAAATACGTAGGAGCCCATGTCAGTGCTAGTGGTGGTGTTTTTAATGCACCTATTAATGCTCAAAAAATTGGGGCCAAAGCTTTTGCCCTCTTTACAAAAAATCAGAGACAATGGATCGCAAAACCTTTGGATGAAGAGACGATATCACAGTTTAAAGAGGCACTTGAGCGTGCTGAAATTTTACCAAAGCATGTCTTGCCTCATGATAGTTATCTCATCAACCTCGGACATCCCGATGCTGAAAAAAGAGCCAAATCACTAGCGGCGTTTATCGATGAATTGGAGCGCTGCGAGCAGTTGGGATTGGATCGGCTAAACTTTCATCCGGGGAGTCATCTTAAGCTTATTAGTGAAGATGCGTGCTTGGAACTGATCAGTCAATCGATGAATGAAGCGATTAAGAGAACCAAAAATGTGAAACTTGTCATCGAAAATACTGCCGGACAAGGGAGCAATTTAGGTTACAAATTGGAACACTTGGGATATTTGGTTGATAACTGTATCGATAAAGAGCGTGTCGGTGTTTGCATCGATACGTGTCACATTTTTACAGCCGGATATGATATTAGAACCAAGGAAGCCTATGAGCAAACTATGAAAAAATTTGATACAATTGTCGGATTTAGGTATCTTCAAGGAATGCACCTCAATGATTCAAAACCTGATTTGGGAACTCGGGTGGATCGTCATGATTCTTTAGGTAAGGGCAAAATCGGTCTTGAGGCTTTTAGTCTGATCATGAATGATAAAAGAATCGATGATATTCCGATGATACTTGAGACCATAGATGAGAGTCTGTGGAGTGAAGAGATTGAACTCTTATACAGTTTAATCGAAAAATAATATAAAAGGATACGAATGAAAAAATATGTAGCAATGGCATCAATGCTAGGCCTAAGTGCGGCAACACTCTTTGGTGCAGGATACAAAATACCCGAGCAATCTTTAAACGGGGTTGCTTTGAGTGCTGCTTATGTGGCCAATGCAAAAGGTGCTGATGCGAGTTATTATAACCCTGCAAACATGGCATTTAGTCCAGCAGGAGCAGCCTTAGAAATGGGCATGACTTATATTAACTTGCCTAGCATTAAATATGAAGATGTCACTCCTGCTTATAGTGGTGATTCAAAAGTGGAAAACTTTCTTGTCCCAACATTTCACTATATCTCACCTGAAGTCAATAAGTGGAGATTTGGTCTCTCTTTTACAGCTCCTGGAGGGCTCTCTAAACGATGGGACAATGGATATTCAAAAGCGACAGCACAAGAATTTACGCTTAAAATAATGGAGCTCAATCCAACAGCCAGTTATAAAGTCAATGACAAATTTGCCATTGGTTTTGGTGTTCGTGGGGTTTACACTGATGGTATTGTAAAAAGTGATGCAAATGGTGTTGGAGTTAATTTAGTTCGAGATTTAAATGGTGATTCGATAGATTTTGGATATAACTTAGCTTTAAGTTATAAACCTATCAAAGAGATGACGCTCTCAGCAACATATCGCTCTAAAGTTGATTTAACTGTTGAAGGAAATGCAAAATTGACGAGCCCAATTGGCGGACATTATGATGGGGGTGCCAGTGTGACAATTCCACTGCCTGCAACTTTGGATTTAGCCGCAGCGTATACCTTTGATAAAACAACCGTAGAATTGGTGTATGAACGCGTTTATTGGTCTAGTTATAAAAACTTAGATTTTAATTATAATGGAACCATTACCGACCCATATTTATTGGCAAAATTTGACGCTTCAATTCCTAAAAATTGGAAAGATACTAATACTTACCGAATTGGTATTACACATCAGTATAGCGATAAATTAAAACTAATGCTGGGATTTGCGATTGATGAAAGCCCAGTACCAAGCGATACTTTAGGATTTGAATTGCCAGATTCTGATGCAAAACTCTACTCTGTGGGATTTGAATATCAAGTCAATAAAGCCACAAGTTTTGGTTTGGCCTATTTGTATGACCAAAAAAAGACCCGAACCATCACTCCGACAAATTCTGGGCATGTCAATGGAACATTTAAAGATGCTTCGGCACATCTTGTAACGGCTTCTATCAAATATAGGTTCTAAAATGCTTGAATATAAGTATCAGAATTTTTATGATATTATCCAAAATAACGCCAAAGTCGCGCCGAAGAAAACGGCGATATTTTTAGATGATAAAAAGGTATCAAACTTAGCATTAAAACAAGATATCGATACCTTTGCGAGGTTTTTAGAATTTAGCGGTATCAAAAAAGAGGATCGCGTTGCCATGGTCGTTGGCAACTCGATTGAGTTTATCGTATCTCTATTTGCGATTACAAAGATTGGTGCTATTGCTGTGCCAATCAATACTTTTTTAAAAAGAGAAGAGTTAGAATACATCATCAACGATTGTGAAGCAAGACTGCTCATTAGTAGCCCTGCGTATGCAAAAGAGACAAAAAATATTATTAATTCTACTCAGGTTGAGAAAATTGTCTGGACTGAAAAGTATGATGCCCTTGATGATAGAAACTATAGTTTTGCAGAGATGGAAGCAAGCATGGGAGAGGAAGATGAGACAAAAGAACTCCCGACACTCAATGATTTAGCCTGTATTGTCTATACTTCAGGTACTACCGGTAAGCCCAAAGGTGCCATGTTGAGTTTCAGAAACATTCTCTCAAATTCTGTAGGTGCCAATGAAGTCTTCAGTGTGCGCACCAACGACAGATTTATCGTATTTTTACCGATGTTTCACTCCTTTACCCTTTCCACTTCGGTACTCTTGCCCCTCTTTGCCGGAGCTTCGATTGTTGTGGTGAAATCAATCTTCCCATTTGCCCATGTGCTTAAACAAGTGTTGTTGCGACGGGTTACAGTATTTTTAGGAGTACCAACACTTTATACTTCACTGCTTAAAGCGAAGATTCCGTGGTATTTTATGTACTTTCACAAAGTACGATTATTTATATCCGGTGGTGCCCCTTTAAGCGAGGCAGCATTGAATGCTTTTGGAAAAAAATTCAAAAAATCAACCTTGATTGAAGGATATGGCCTTAGTGAATGCTCTCCCGTAGTTGCTGCAAATACCCTAGAGTTGCAAAAACCACTCTCTGTGGGAGCCCCAATTCCTGGATACAGCGTGAAAATTGTCAATGATGAAATGGTCGAACTTCCAATAGGAGATATTGGTGAGATTATCGTCAAGGGTGATAATGTGATGCAAGGCTACCTTAATCGACCCGATGCCACAGATGAGACGATTATCAACGGATGGCTTAGAACGGGAGATTTAGGGAAAGTTGATGAGGATGGCTATATCTTTATTGTAGATCGAAAAAAAGATTTGATTATCGCCAAAGGTATCAATATTTACCCTCGCGAAATCGAAGAGTTGATTTTAAAATACGATGGTGTGGACTCCACCGCTGTGGTTGGTTTAAAAAGCAAAGACGGTGATGAAGAAGTTATAGCTTTTATTCAACCAAAAGAGGATACAATTCTAGCCGAAATGGATATCAAAAAATATCTAAAAATGCATTTGGCAAACTTCAAAGTGCCAAAGATGATTTATATGGTTGAAGAATTGCCTAAAAATGCAACAGGAAAAGTCCTCAAGAGGGTTTTGAAAGAGCAGATTGCAAAGGGCGATTTTGCAAGAGATAAAAAGGGGCGCCACTAAAACTCAAGACGCCACTGATAAAAATAGAGGTGATTTTGCAATATTTAATTGATTTTTTAGAAAATAAAAACATACAACAGAGCAAAATATTTGAGTATCTAAAATGTTCTCTTGAAGAGGCGCTGATACTCAAATATTTGGCGAAAAACTATATCAACGGCTCTCCTGAAGTCGTTGTGCTTGATATCTTAAAAGATGTCTTTTCAAGTGACTATGAAAAGTACTTAGATTACCTACCCTTAGTCAAAAGCTTGATGGAGCAAGGTTGGATTATCCAGGAAAATTTCTTGCATGTTAATGCCTCGGAGATTACTAATTTGGAACTCCTTAACAGCTCTATTTCGCTGAGTTCTTCCTTTTTGAAAATCTTAGAAGAGGGCTCTTTAGAACTTGCATTACCAGAAATTACCCCTTATGTGGATCATTTAGAATATTTAAAAGACCAATTTTCACGTATTGATTTGTACCAAAAACTCGCACATTTGAAACAAAGTGTTGCCGGGCATTCTCCGAGTATTAGTCGGGTTAAAAATAGATTGCAAGAGCTAGAAGAACGCATTGAAGAGCGAGTGAAAGCCACTGAAGATAATATGGTCGTGGATGCCATTTTCAAAGAGCATGGTCTCAATCCAAAAGAACAGTTGATTTTTTTAGCACTTTTAAAAGAGGAATATTCTGCGGAATTTGAAAGTTTACGTGATATGAATACGCTGATTAATTTGATTAGTTTTGATGATTATGAGAAGATAAAAAACCGCTCCTTACTCGAAGATGGTTCCAAACTGATTGAATCATTATTGATTGATTATGATGAGATGCTCAATGGTTTTGGTGGGGTGTCGCGGAGCTTTTTTATCAGTGAGGAAATTCTCCAAAAGATTATGCATCCCAATAAAGAGAAAAAAAGTAAAAAAATCAAACTCGATATGCTCATCGGTGAGCAAGAGTTGTTTGAATTGATTGATCCGCGTACCAATATGGATGATGTTGTATTGCATCCAAAGACGCGAGAGGTCTTGGAATACCTGCTGAAACAAATCGATACCAAAGTGCTTAAATTACTCCGTGAATGGGGTATCAAAGAGCGCCGTAGCGGCATTGATGCGAGGGTTATTTTTTATGGACCTCCGGGGACGGGTAAAACGATGACAGCCCTTTCTTTAGCCAAAACGATGAAAAAAAGAGTGCTTAGTTTTGATTGTTCTAAAATTCTCTCCAAATACATCGGAGAGAGCGAAAAAAACGTCAGAAATATCTTTGATACGTACAAAGATTTGTGTCAGCGTACGAAAAGTGAGCCTTTGCTATTGCTCAATGAAGCCGATCAATTTTTGAGTTCTCGTGGTGTCGGTTCAAACTCAAGTGCTGATAAAATGCACAATCAAATGCAAAATATATTTTTAGAACAAATAGAAAAATTCAATGGAATCTTAATCGCCACGACGAATCTTTTAGAGACCATTGACCCCGCCTTTTCCCGACGATTTGATTACAAAATCGAATTTGCCAAACCCAATGCCAAACAACGATTAGAATTGTGGCAAAAAATGCTCCCTGAAAATGCGCTTTATAGTGAAGATTTCAGTATTGATGCTCTGGCATCCTATCCATTGACAGGGGGTCAAATTAAGGTCGTACTCAAGAATACCGCTTTGAGAGTGGCGATTAAAGAAGAGCCAATATTCTGTTTAGAAGATTTTGTCAATAGTATCGAACGTGAAACAAAAGGGGCGTTTGATGAGTCCAAAACCATGGGCTTTATGAAATAATAAAGTCGTGAAACTCTAATCTAAGGAAGTTTAAAAGAAGTTTTTTATATCATTGACTAAACGTAAATTAAAATTTTATAGAAAGAAGGACTTTCCATGACACCAATGTCGCATATGGATTTCACTCATCCCTATTTTGGTGCTTTTTTTCTACTAGTCTTTGCAACTGTTGTATTTTATGGCATTACGGTACTTGCACGGACAGTCAGTAGGAAAATGGCAAGATTAGATACTGAAAAGTTGAAATTGACGCTTTACGAATGTGGGCCAGAAGTGACAAAGCAGCCGAATAAGATTTCAGCACAATTTTACCTCTTTGCTATTTTATTTATTCTTTTTGATGTAGAGATTATTTTTATGTTTCCATGGGCTATCGATTTTAAAATACTCGGTTGGTTTGGATTCGTAGAAATGGTTATGTTTATTCTTCTACTGACAATCGGCTTTATCTATGCTTGGAAAAAAGGAGCGCTTGAATGGCACAGCATAAAATAAATTATTTACAAGAAGCAGGACTTCCTATCGCCCTGACTTCCGTTGATAAATTGGTTCAATGGGGACGAAGTAACTCACTATGGCCGATGACATACGGTTTGGCTTGTTGCGCGATTGAGATGATGGCCACGGGTGCGAGTCGTTATGACTTTGACCGATTTGGAACGATTTTTAGAGCCAGCCCAAGACAATCAGATGTCTTGATAATAGCAGGCACACTCACCAAAAAACATGCCCCTTTTATGAGACGACTTTATGATCAGATGACCGAACCTAAATGGGTCATTAGTATGGGAAGCTGTGCTAATACCGGTGGAATGTTTAATACTTATGCCACAGTCCAAGGCGCAGATCGTATTATCCCTGTGGATGTCTACCTCCCAGGATGTGCCCCTCGCCCTGAGACATTGCAATACGCTTTGATGATTTTACAAAAGAAAATTCGTAAAGAAAAAGCGTCAAGAAAATTAAAACCGAAGAGGTTGGTATGATGAGACAATATCAAGATAAAAAAGATGCACAGCCAAAACCTTACTACACGGACCGTTTTTGGGTCGCTCCTCAAATTCCAAAACTAGATATTTCAAGTGATGCCGTCTTTGAAAATGATGTGGCTGAGCTTAAAAAATCTTTTGATATTAAAGAGGCATACATCCAAAGAGGACAACTTGTCATCTATATTGCTCCTGAAGATAATGTTGCGGTACTAAGTTTTCTAAAAGAGACACTTGCCTATAATTTTTTGAGTGAACTCAGCGCCATTGATTGGTTGGCTAAACGAGGAGAATTTGAAATCTTCTATCAACTACTATCGACTTCAAAACGTAAACGAATGCGTGTAAAATTTTATATTAAAGAAAAAGAACCAATTAAATCGGTCATCAAACTCTATAAAAGTGCCGATTGGGCTGAACGTGAGATGTATGATATGTTTGGTGTCATTATCACGGGTCATCCCTACATGAAGCGTATTTTGATGCCAGAAGATTGGTATGGGCATCCATTGCGAAAAACCTATCCATTACATGGTGATGAAGAAGCTAGCTGGTATGAAATTGACAAAATTTTCGGCAAGGAATATCGCGATATTATCGGACCAGAAAATAGAGACAGTGCTCGAATTGATGAAGACGATACGTATCAGTACTCTAGAATTCATCATGAGGTTGAATTTGGACAAGCTCCTTCTAAAGAGATTGTAGAAACAGATTATCAAGAAAAAGATGGCGTATTCTTAATCAAAAAGATGAGCAAAGCGACCAGTAAAACCTTGAAAGAGAGACCATAGCGATGCAAAAGGTAAATAAACTTCAACCGTTTTTTGAAAATCTTGTTTTCGAGCGTGATGACAATACGATGATTGTCAACTTTGGGCCACAACACCCAAGTTCGCACGGTCAGTTACGATTGATTTTGGAACTCGATGGTGAAAAAGTTACCAAAGCCATACCGGATGTCGGATACTTACACCGGGGTATGGAAAAGATGGCTGAAAACATGATCTACAATGAATTTTTGCCGACGACCGATCGGATGGATTATATCTCCGCTACTTCAAATAACTATGGGTTTGCATTGGCTGTTGAGACACTCATCGGTCTAGAAGTCCCAAGACGTGCTAAAGTCATTCGGACGATGCTACTAGAATTGAGTCGTATTACTTCTCACCTCTTTTGGCTTGCAACGCACGCGCTTGATGTGGGGGCGATGACGATTTTCTTGTATGCATTCCGTGAACGCGAATATGCGATGGATTTGATAGAGGCTTATTGTGGTGCTAGACTCACACACTCTTCTGTCAGGATTGGTGGGGTACCACTTGATTTGCCTGAAGATTGGATTACGGGTTTGAGTAAATTCTTGGATAAATTACCAGCGAATTTGGCCGATTATGAGGGATTGTTAGATCAAAACCGTATTTGGAAAATGCGACTCGAAGATGTCGGTATTATCCCACCAGAGATGGCACAAACTTGGGCATGTAGTGGACCGATGCTACGAGGAAGTGGGATTGCTTGGGATATTAGAAAAGAAGAACCTTATGAACTTTATGACGAAGTAGAGTTTGATGTGCCGGTGAGTACGACTTTTGATAGTTATGGAAGGTACAAACTCTATATGGAAGAGATGCGTCAAAGTGCGCGCATTATCCGACAATTAATACCGATGTATTATAAAAGTGAACCTGAGATTATGGCGCATGCGCCACAATATATCTCCGCTCCAAAAGAGCAGATCATGACACAAAATTATTCATTGATGCAACACTTTGTTTTGGTGACACAAGGGATGAGACCGCCCGTGGGTGAAGTGTATGTTGCAACAGAATCTCCAAAAGGAGAGCTTGGTTTTTATATCAACTCCCAAGGAGGAGCCTATCCTTATAGATTGAAACTAAGAGCTCCTAGTTTCTGGCATACGAGTATTTTACAAGAATTACTTCCCGGACTTTATTTGGCTGATGTCGTGACGATCATCGGTAACTCAAATATCGTTTTTGGCGAAATTGACAGGTAGGGAGAGACGATGCAACGATATGATTTAAGACATTTGGGTGATAACTTTTATGACAGAATGTTGGAGATAATAGAGACAACCAAAGAGGGTGAAGTCTCCATCTTTATGTTTGAAATCGGAGATTTTTCACCGATACAAAAAAGTGCGGATGTCATCAAAGAGGCGGGTCATGAACTGATGAATTCACTAAAATTCAATGAAGCTGATTGGACTCTGGTTGTCAAAAAAAAGACAGGGGCCTAATTTGAAAGAACATTTTATGTCGCTTTTGAAGATTAAAGACCAAGATAAAATCATCAACAATTTAGAGGGTGATTTTTTGCTCATGATAGGGATGATGCCATCACGAGACCCTGAACTCTTCAACAAGCTCAAAGATAAAAAAAATGTCGTACATCTTAGCGTGATTGAAGACAGCAAGATGGCAAATATCGCCCGTATTCAAAGCCGTTATGAGGCGGGTAGTGAAGAGGGTGTTTTGGCGATTTTGGCAAAAGAGTTTCTCTCTCATCAAGACCTTGATACGCGTGCAGAAACATTTTTTGAAGCATTAGATTCAGGATATTTGAGTGCCGAATCTAATTTTGGTGAAGAAGAGATCGAAGAAATCTTCCATCTCTATGAACAGGCACAAGATCCTATTTTGGTCATTGGATATGATTTTTATAATCATCCAAAAAACCAGAATTTAGCCAAATTAATCAGCCTTCTTGTGAAATATGGCAGATTCAAGCTATACGCACAAGCAGATGAGATTGCCGTGAATGATAATGATGATGTGATTATTGATGATATTGGAGAATTGCATAGCTTCGATGGGTGTGTTGTTTATGCGTGTCCGAGTATCGATCATGAAGAAGAAGAATACCTTATAGGTTCGGAACAATTCATGAGAGCAGCAAAGATTACGGATAATCAAGAAGTCTTTGTAATCACCGATAGCGGAGAATATTCAAGACGATTTTTATTGGATAATGGACTAAAAGGCACTGTCGCATTAATGCCAAATGCTAATAGCGATGGATCGTATTACTATAAGATAGCAAAAATTATTAAGCGAGAAAATTAATGAGTGATATTACAATAACGATTGATGGAATAAAATGTGCAGCAAAAGAGGGTGAATATGTACTCCAAATCGCCAGAAGAAACAATATCTTCATCCCGGCAATGTGTTATCTGACAAATTGTTCTCCTACTTTAGCGTGTCGTTTATGCCTAGTGGAAATTGATGGTAAACGTGCTTATTCCTGTAATGCCAAAGCCAAAGACGGTATGAACGTGACGACGAAAAATGAAGAGATTGAAACTGAACGCAAGGCGATTATGCGTGTGTATGATCTCAACCATCCACTTGAGTGTGGGGTATGTGATCAAAGTGGTGAGTGTGAATTGCAAAACTATACCCTTGAGATGGGTGTGGATTCACAGCATTTTGCCATCGCGGATACGAGCAGGCCGACACATGATTGGGGCTTTATTCATTATGACTCTTCTTTGTGTATCGTTTGTGAGCGCTGTGTCACTGTTTGTAAGGATATGATTGGGGATGCTGCTCTTAAAACCGTACCACGCGGGGGAGCAGTGCTAGATAAAGAGTGGAAAGAGAGCACTCCAAAAGATACTTATGCGATGTGGAACAAACTTCAAAAATCGCTAATTGGAATCGCAAGTGGGGCGGAGAGTTTGGATTGTACCAATTGTGGTGAGTGTACTGCAGTGTGTCCGGTGGGTGCGCTTGTGGGAAGTGATTTCCAATATAAATCCAATGCCTGGGAACTCACAAAAATACCAGCTTCTAATCCACACAGTAGTGATTGCTCCTTGATGTATTATGATGTGAAACATAGTAGTATCAAAGACCCTAACCCCAAAATTTATCGTGTCAATAGTGATTTTAATTTTGCACCATTACATGGAGGTATTCGATATGGATATGACTTCCAAAATGATGCCACTGGCAAAGATGAAAAAGCATTTGCCAAAGCCGTAGCCTTTTTGCAAGAGGCCGATACGATTGCCTTTGATAGTTTTATCACGAATGAAGAAGCATTAATATTGCAACGATTGAAAGAAAAATTTGGATATAAACTTATCAATGAAGATGCCCTCTCTTATAAAAAGTTCTTAGAAGGATTTAGGGCTATGAGTGGCAAGAGCTTGTATGGCGCTGATCTCAATAAAATCCGAAGCAGTAATTTCATCATTAGTGTGGGATCCGCATTTAAAACCGATAACCCTAATGTGGGGTATGCTATTAACAATGCCTTGACGATGAACAAAGGTGCCGGCATTTATTTTCATCCGATTCCAGACAGCGTGGTTGAGGGATATTCTAAAAATTTCATGAGTGTTAACCATAAAGTTGGCGTAGAAGAGAGTATTTTATACTTGATTTTAGATCTATTTGCCGATAAAGAGAAATTACCACAAGACATCATCACCTATTTAGAA
This genomic window from Sulfurospirillum sp. 1612 contains:
- a CDS encoding NuoB/complex I 20 kDa subunit family protein, which encodes MAQHKINYLQEAGLPIALTSVDKLVQWGRSNSLWPMTYGLACCAIEMMATGASRYDFDRFGTIFRASPRQSDVLIIAGTLTKKHAPFMRRLYDQMTEPKWVISMGSCANTGGMFNTYATVQGADRIIPVDVYLPGCAPRPETLQYALMILQKKIRKEKASRKLKPKRLV
- a CDS encoding NADH-quinone oxidoreductase subunit C, with protein sequence MRQYQDKKDAQPKPYYTDRFWVAPQIPKLDISSDAVFENDVAELKKSFDIKEAYIQRGQLVIYIAPEDNVAVLSFLKETLAYNFLSELSAIDWLAKRGEFEIFYQLLSTSKRKRMRVKFYIKEKEPIKSVIKLYKSADWAEREMYDMFGVIITGHPYMKRILMPEDWYGHPLRKTYPLHGDEEASWYEIDKIFGKEYRDIIGPENRDSARIDEDDTYQYSRIHHEVEFGQAPSKEIVETDYQEKDGVFLIKKMSKATSKTLKERP
- the nuoD gene encoding NADH dehydrogenase (quinone) subunit D, which translates into the protein MQKVNKLQPFFENLVFERDDNTMIVNFGPQHPSSHGQLRLILELDGEKVTKAIPDVGYLHRGMEKMAENMIYNEFLPTTDRMDYISATSNNYGFALAVETLIGLEVPRRAKVIRTMLLELSRITSHLFWLATHALDVGAMTIFLYAFREREYAMDLIEAYCGARLTHSSVRIGGVPLDLPEDWITGLSKFLDKLPANLADYEGLLDQNRIWKMRLEDVGIIPPEMAQTWACSGPMLRGSGIAWDIRKEEPYELYDEVEFDVPVSTTFDSYGRYKLYMEEMRQSARIIRQLIPMYYKSEPEIMAHAPQYISAPKEQIMTQNYSLMQHFVLVTQGMRPPVGEVYVATESPKGELGFYINSQGGAYPYRLKLRAPSFWHTSILQELLPGLYLADVVTIIGNSNIVFGEIDR
- a CDS encoding NADH-ubiquinone oxidoreductase subunit E family protein → MQRYDLRHLGDNFYDRMLEIIETTKEGEVSIFMFEIGDFSPIQKSADVIKEAGHELMNSLKFNEADWTLVVKKKTGA
- a CDS encoding NADH-quinone oxidoreductase subunit G, yielding MSDITITIDGIKCAAKEGEYVLQIARRNNIFIPAMCYLTNCSPTLACRLCLVEIDGKRAYSCNAKAKDGMNVTTKNEEIETERKAIMRVYDLNHPLECGVCDQSGECELQNYTLEMGVDSQHFAIADTSRPTHDWGFIHYDSSLCIVCERCVTVCKDMIGDAALKTVPRGGAVLDKEWKESTPKDTYAMWNKLQKSLIGIASGAESLDCTNCGECTAVCPVGALVGSDFQYKSNAWELTKIPASNPHSSDCSLMYYDVKHSSIKDPNPKIYRVNSDFNFAPLHGGIRYGYDFQNDATGKDEKAFAKAVAFLQEADTIAFDSFITNEEALILQRLKEKFGYKLINEDALSYKKFLEGFRAMSGKSLYGADLNKIRSSNFIISVGSAFKTDNPNVGYAINNALTMNKGAGIYFHPIPDSVVEGYSKNFMSVNHKVGVEESILYLILDLFADKEKLPQDIITYLEQFHQKQTKTITEVVKEQVSERVKDEESGEEKEVVKTISKNVEKEIEVIHNTLLDHIGMEADFTDKLEKLLAKKDRFSLVAGEDLYNHPQSSNLSKLLGLIQRITPFEVLLIPSKTNTLGVSLICDLDEEKGKQVLGYNVKGDVTLSALGNGDLDMPALNQQEGTFTSMNKRVVPTNVAVPFKGYCLNDIANALGMRAKYTIDYTKELGTIPLYQSAEFDDLPNEFDNSGYENRGYLLAEEDCEVTAETIAPIEAVDFESSTVIYLANPVMQFSPFTNKAHQLNEAGALYVSSEFLEQHDLKSGSMVLITNGDVKLIVATKLDHQIKGLIPYLPTFDTKLDVMPFFADGYRFSKVTIKGAEK